A portion of the Candidatus Zixiibacteriota bacterium genome contains these proteins:
- a CDS encoding sigma-54 dependent transcriptional regulator — protein sequence MPTKILVIDDEDSMCNFMEIMLSKEGYSVDAVSSPIDGIALLKEHNYDLVLTDLQMPEMTGIDVLKEVKAFKSDQEIFIMTAYASVDTAIEAMKQGAADYITKPFKVDEIKLAIEKSLNRKSLMRENRSLKKQLQGENSFDTIIGSSESIANVKKISKRISSSDSTVLIRGESGTGKDLLARAIHSHSPRCSGPFVTINCAALPETLLESELFGHKKGSFTGAFKDKDGLFTVAHGGTFFLDEVGNTSLAIQVKLLRVLEDKKITPVGGTQPIEVDVRLIAATNSDLEDDVKANRFRADLFYRLNVIPITIPPLRERVEDIPVLVEFFIGKYCGKANTQPKMISDEAMKLLAGYSWPGNVRELENTLERAILLNRTNRLEAADFPEKLAEPNQTSIVNESTPVTPTLESIEKAYIHYIMSQTDGKRAEAARILGIDASTLYRKIERYKLDDPAGKETSPSKNISRKK from the coding sequence ATGCCGACTAAAATTCTTGTCATCGACGATGAAGATTCCATGTGCAATTTCATGGAAATTATGTTGTCCAAAGAGGGTTACTCTGTCGATGCTGTCAGTTCGCCCATTGATGGTATAGCTTTGCTCAAAGAGCATAATTATGATCTGGTCCTGACTGATTTACAGATGCCGGAAATGACCGGAATCGATGTTCTCAAAGAGGTGAAGGCATTCAAAAGCGATCAGGAGATTTTTATTATGACAGCCTACGCCTCGGTCGATACCGCGATTGAGGCGATGAAACAGGGGGCTGCAGATTACATAACCAAACCGTTCAAAGTCGATGAGATAAAGCTCGCGATAGAAAAATCACTGAATCGTAAATCGCTAATGCGAGAAAATAGGTCTCTTAAAAAACAGCTTCAAGGTGAGAATTCTTTTGATACCATAATTGGCAGCTCAGAAAGCATCGCCAATGTCAAAAAGATATCAAAACGCATTTCATCCTCCGACTCCACTGTTCTCATTCGGGGAGAGTCAGGAACAGGAAAAGATTTGCTGGCGCGAGCTATTCATAGTCACTCGCCACGGTGCAGCGGCCCTTTTGTCACAATCAACTGCGCCGCGCTCCCCGAAACGCTTTTGGAATCCGAGCTCTTTGGCCATAAAAAGGGGAGCTTCACCGGAGCCTTCAAAGATAAAGATGGATTATTTACCGTAGCTCATGGGGGTACTTTCTTCCTCGACGAAGTCGGCAATACCTCGCTTGCAATCCAAGTCAAACTCCTTCGCGTTCTCGAAGATAAAAAAATTACGCCGGTTGGAGGGACACAACCAATTGAAGTCGATGTTCGACTCATTGCCGCCACAAACTCAGACCTTGAAGACGATGTCAAAGCCAATCGCTTTCGGGCCGATTTGTTTTATAGGCTCAATGTCATTCCTATCACCATTCCGCCCCTTCGAGAGCGGGTCGAAGATATCCCTGTGCTTGTCGAATTCTTTATTGGAAAGTATTGCGGCAAGGCGAACACTCAGCCGAAAATGATTTCAGACGAAGCTATGAAGCTTCTCGCTGGTTATAGCTGGCCGGGAAATGTTCGTGAACTTGAAAATACACTTGAGCGGGCAATACTCCTCAACCGAACCAATCGACTTGAAGCCGCGGACTTCCCTGAGAAGCTCGCCGAACCAAACCAGACTTCGATTGTCAACGAGTCGACTCCGGTGACACCGACTTTGGAGTCTATAGAGAAGGCATATATACATTATATAATGAGCCAGACTGATGGCAAGCGAGCCGAAGCCGCAAGGATACTTGGGATTGATGCTTCGACGCTTTATAGAAAGATCGAGCGTTACAAGCTCGATGATCCAGCCGGTAAAGAGACATCTCCTTCGAAAAATATATCAAGGAAAAAGTAG
- a CDS encoding HDOD domain-containing protein — MDKVLIQKILDGRKELKSLPQTLSEVVRLSHDDNASAGQLATILSRDPMLTTKVLRIVNSPFYSLPSKVSSLTQAVMTIGMKQVTALALSSSVYSLTSKVSTGIDRLRFWRHSLETAIACRMIAEKIKYRNPEELYVAGLVHDIGLLILEGAFPAEFPRVWMASGREGNLVDLEEEIWGTNHALVGQFLLDQWHLPESISLAVGRHHTVFTPHTTHPELVPSQVLSLANQLSRFSLYINSRPPAREEQEAREILRDNLGLSEEDLRVIEKSLFSKTIEEARYLEIEVGSTEEILMEANRLLFDQYVTVESVLRENRQMQQQINRDQIRLVSNDTLREAMDQMAQQISTAITLISSRAEFLRSEIGAGSVVDSQNTLHPSSDAIIESVKAIRAVLQEMTVLTNSCKLPPPDRTMVAAMENRLEDYASNSSRLRTVAVQ; from the coding sequence ATGGATAAAGTACTTATACAGAAAATCCTCGATGGACGTAAGGAGCTGAAATCCCTTCCTCAGACTCTCTCTGAGGTAGTGCGTCTATCTCATGATGACAATGCCTCCGCCGGTCAACTCGCGACAATTCTCTCCCGCGATCCAATGTTGACGACCAAAGTTTTGCGAATTGTCAATTCTCCTTTCTACAGTCTACCAAGCAAAGTATCCTCACTTACCCAGGCCGTGATGACAATCGGAATGAAACAGGTTACTGCCTTGGCTCTTTCGAGTTCGGTGTATTCACTGACTTCGAAAGTAAGCACCGGCATTGACCGGCTTCGCTTCTGGAGACACTCGCTTGAGACGGCTATTGCCTGTCGTATGATCGCCGAGAAGATAAAGTACCGCAATCCTGAGGAACTCTATGTCGCGGGACTTGTGCATGATATCGGCCTGTTAATTCTCGAAGGAGCCTTTCCTGCTGAGTTCCCGCGTGTCTGGATGGCATCGGGACGCGAAGGAAATCTTGTAGATCTCGAAGAGGAGATTTGGGGAACAAACCACGCTCTTGTCGGTCAGTTCTTGCTCGACCAATGGCATTTGCCTGAGTCGATTTCACTGGCTGTGGGTCGGCACCACACGGTATTTACACCGCACACAACCCATCCGGAACTTGTGCCCTCCCAAGTCCTTTCGCTGGCCAATCAACTTTCCCGTTTCTCGCTCTATATCAACAGCAGGCCCCCGGCGAGAGAAGAACAGGAAGCGCGCGAGATTCTGAGAGATAATCTTGGCTTGAGCGAGGAAGACCTCCGCGTCATCGAAAAGAGTTTGTTCAGCAAGACTATCGAAGAAGCGCGGTATTTAGAAATCGAGGTCGGCTCGACCGAGGAAATTCTCATGGAAGCCAACCGTCTGCTTTTCGATCAGTATGTCACAGTGGAATCGGTCCTTCGCGAAAACCGCCAGATGCAGCAGCAGATCAACCGGGATCAAATTCGGCTTGTATCGAATGACACCCTTCGTGAGGCTATGGATCAGATGGCTCAGCAGATTTCAACGGCCATCACTCTCATTTCGAGCCGGGCGGAATTTTTGAGGTCAGAGATCGGCGCCGGTAGCGTGGTTGACAGCCAGAATACACTTCACCCATCCTCTGATGCGATTATAGAGAGTGTCAAAGCAATACGGGCGGTTCTTCAGGAAATGACTGTGCTGACAAATTCCTGCAAACTTCCTCCCCCGGATCGTACAATGGTCGCTGCGATGGAAAATCGGCTTGAGGATTATGCGTCTAATTCGTCCAGATTACGAACGGTAGCCGTTCAATAA
- a CDS encoding prepilin-type N-terminal cleavage/methylation domain-containing protein, with protein MVLNKLNSKKGFTLIELMIVVVIIGILAALAIPRFMTASTRAKQSEAKQLLKQVYTMQHSYRQANATYGDGGVTAASNGSFPQIGVEIMNSALYTYVMVSAANTFTCTATANLDDDATNDVWTVNQLGTLTNTTNDAAA; from the coding sequence ATGGTTCTCAACAAACTCAATAGCAAAAAGGGTTTTACCCTTATCGAATTGATGATCGTGGTGGTCATCATCGGTATCTTGGCCGCCTTGGCCATCCCGCGTTTTATGACTGCGAGCACTCGCGCCAAGCAGTCTGAAGCCAAGCAATTGCTCAAGCAGGTCTATACCATGCAGCACAGCTATCGTCAGGCTAACGCCACTTATGGTGACGGTGGTGTAACCGCGGCTTCCAACGGTAGTTTCCCGCAGATTGGCGTTGAGATCATGAATAGCGCCCTCTACACCTATGTCATGGTTTCTGCTGCAAATACCTTTACTTGCACTGCAACTGCCAATCTTGATGACGATGCCACCAACGATGTGTGGACAGTCAATCAACTCGGCACTCTTACGAATACCACAAACGACGCCGCTGCCTAA
- a CDS encoding HEAT repeat domain-containing protein codes for MIANSKVTRVLLSTIVVCILHSVAVTSAPSDLQKKIDSLFVIASSGEVKFQTMVQPAIDSLAAIGVNTVPILIDKFTTKSARERLTIMNILKKIGTPAVPDLLIALRRTEGLVVERAAWTLGEIGDSAATEPLMKSVSHERWQVRDESLGALGKIKSHRAEPSILTGLLDSIGQVRKSAAVAAGRLGLNSAISGLTYMLGDDFYGARMAAGSSMLMLDTFQVIAVLADSLSKTKDTLTGNHICLVLGKLASDSSISALNRALASSDPHRRAHAAVGLALADPKDTSGYLKTYLARETDRLALLKVRSALQTDSFYNDR; via the coding sequence ATGATAGCAAATAGTAAAGTAACACGTGTGCTATTGTCAACAATCGTGGTCTGTATTTTGCATTCGGTAGCTGTGACATCCGCGCCATCGGATCTGCAAAAGAAGATTGATTCACTTTTTGTCATTGCTTCATCGGGCGAAGTGAAGTTCCAGACCATGGTTCAGCCAGCGATAGATTCTCTGGCCGCCATAGGAGTGAATACCGTACCTATTTTGATTGACAAATTCACCACGAAATCAGCGCGCGAACGTCTGACGATCATGAATATTCTGAAAAAGATTGGTACCCCGGCAGTTCCGGATCTGCTTATAGCATTACGCCGAACCGAAGGCCTGGTTGTCGAGCGCGCGGCCTGGACGCTGGGAGAGATTGGAGATAGCGCCGCGACTGAGCCGCTCATGAAATCAGTGAGTCATGAGCGATGGCAGGTGCGGGATGAGAGTCTTGGCGCACTGGGAAAAATCAAGAGTCATCGCGCGGAGCCCTCAATTCTCACCGGACTTTTGGATTCAATCGGCCAGGTTCGAAAATCCGCGGCCGTCGCAGCCGGTCGACTTGGATTAAACAGCGCTATTTCTGGCCTGACGTACATGCTCGGCGATGATTTCTACGGCGCGCGGATGGCCGCCGGGAGTTCAATGCTTATGCTTGACACCTTCCAGGTTATCGCCGTCTTGGCTGATTCGCTGAGTAAAACAAAAGACACTCTTACTGGAAATCATATCTGTCTGGTCCTTGGGAAACTCGCAAGTGATTCGTCGATCTCTGCATTAAACAGAGCGCTCGCTTCGTCTGACCCGCATCGCCGCGCCCATGCCGCAGTTGGGCTGGCTCTCGCCGATCCAAAGGATACATCGGGATATCTTAAGACATACCTTGCGCGGGAAACCGACCGACTGGCTTTACTCAAAGTACGCTCTGCTTTGCAGACGGATTCGTTTTACAATGACCGATGA
- a CDS encoding ribonuclease H-like domain-containing protein, whose protein sequence is MTDDNLDFQLKRFKHLIGVPPSPSSSDFNIVPLAAPDYSSKLPDRYQALADSIGGEVLTTFCGTIVRSVKHYPFGSAFGQTELISIDTRLSIPHSAFTSDHQDRVLAIKDLLFIDTETTGLGGSGAVTFLVGVGRVTDLGFVVTQYFLPDFSDEQALLELLLEQLNEEVILVSYNGAAFDLPLLKDRMIINRVAREIPCSTHLDLLHPARRLFKRRLKDCSLTNIERELFGYFRVDDFPGFLMPSVYFKWLSEEDCSVMPSVLEHNRQDIVSLYLLLMQLKDVFETKGGNLDYDEDLYSLSRIYGRRKQIDTAVTVMERVELDSDNGDGEKQLYFANVLKRQGESERASLLWKKISASQTRQSYWANLELAKFYEHRQKDPDSALFYARQALAISTYSMQCKAQLEKRIIRLVAKSTANSSSV, encoded by the coding sequence ATGACCGATGACAATCTCGACTTTCAACTGAAACGATTCAAACATCTGATCGGTGTTCCCCCTTCGCCTTCCAGCTCTGATTTCAATATTGTCCCTCTGGCTGCGCCGGATTATTCATCAAAACTGCCTGACCGATATCAGGCCCTTGCCGATTCAATCGGCGGCGAGGTTTTAACTACTTTCTGCGGGACTATCGTCCGCTCGGTAAAGCATTATCCGTTCGGGAGCGCCTTCGGCCAGACCGAACTTATCTCGATAGACACAAGACTCTCGATCCCGCACTCGGCGTTTACTTCTGATCATCAGGACAGAGTACTGGCAATAAAAGACCTTCTGTTTATCGATACCGAGACCACCGGTTTAGGAGGGAGCGGGGCGGTCACTTTTCTGGTGGGCGTTGGACGCGTAACCGATTTGGGATTTGTGGTCACTCAATATTTTCTGCCGGACTTCAGCGATGAGCAGGCATTGCTTGAGTTACTATTGGAGCAACTGAACGAAGAGGTAATTCTTGTAAGCTATAACGGCGCGGCCTTTGATCTTCCGTTACTCAAGGATAGGATGATAATCAACCGCGTAGCGCGGGAAATCCCATGCTCTACTCATCTGGATCTTTTGCACCCCGCGAGGCGGTTGTTTAAACGAAGGCTCAAAGACTGTTCATTGACAAATATCGAACGTGAACTGTTTGGCTACTTCAGGGTCGATGATTTCCCCGGCTTTTTGATGCCATCGGTCTATTTCAAGTGGTTGTCCGAAGAAGATTGCTCGGTAATGCCCTCTGTGCTCGAACATAATCGTCAGGATATTGTCAGTCTGTACCTTTTGCTCATGCAGCTCAAAGATGTTTTTGAGACTAAAGGAGGCAATTTGGATTATGACGAAGACCTCTATTCTCTTTCGAGAATTTATGGGCGCAGAAAACAGATCGATACGGCCGTAACAGTTATGGAGCGAGTCGAGTTGGACTCAGACAATGGGGACGGAGAGAAACAGCTCTATTTTGCAAATGTGCTGAAACGGCAAGGGGAGTCGGAGCGGGCAAGTCTCTTATGGAAAAAAATTTCCGCCAGCCAGACTCGTCAAAGTTATTGGGCGAATCTGGAACTGGCCAAGTTCTATGAGCACCGCCAAAAAGACCCCGATTCGGCTCTTTTTTACGCCCGGCAGGCACTGGCAATATCCACCTATTCAATGCAGTGCAAAGCCCAACTGGAAAAGCGAATCATCCGACTTGTGGCAAAATCGACGGCCAATTCCTCCTCTGTTTAG